In Chrysemys picta bellii isolate R12L10 chromosome 4, ASM1138683v2, whole genome shotgun sequence, the sequence gacacatcTTATATCAGAAAAAAAGTGGTTCTGCTGTCACAGCTCACACAGATTCCCCAAGAGACATACGTTATGCTGGCAAAGTCATATTTATGCCGGTCTAAGTATGTCTACAGTCGGACTTATACTTCCATAGCCATGCTGgtgtaaaaaaccaaacaaactgcACTCCTAGCCAGCTGCTATGCCAGTATAGGTTTTACATGTGGAACAGGCCTAAAAAATATGTGATAAAGCTTTGTAATCTTAATTGATTTATTTCTAAATATATGTGATAGATAGAAACAGAGTTGTCATGTGGTGTTCATTTAAATGTGTTCATTACTTGGAGATTAATTTTGTCGTGCAGCAGTTTAAGTCTAGCCAAATTCTAGTAATTGGTGATAGGAGTTCTGtacaatgatgcactgtgatcTCTTAAATTTCCTCAAACTAAAACGTCCTTACTAGGTCTCTCACGTTGCTGTGCATCCATTGGAGCCAGTCGTACTTCTCTAAAATAGAATTGCTATTCAGAAGAAGGTGCTGTGGTTGCCAAAGAGCTATTTTTTCTCATGAATGTTACATGAAGCACAAGCAGCGTCTTTTCTAAAAATATGCAGAAATAAATATGTTACTCAATTAGTGTTTACATGTAGAAAAAATAATTAGTTGCCGCTTTTGTTAATTTCTAATTAGGACTGAAACACTTCCACTGAGCTGCACTAATGACAGCCCTAAAACCCTTATTTCAGCTCCGTTGTACTGCTCATTAAGACCATCCCTCTTGGTGCATTATGACTGAAAAGCTCCCTCGCTATTATTTATTAGTAGCTCATTGTTTCATTATCTAATATATTTTATTCACTAATTCTGTAGCTTGGTACATGTTATATCCTGTTTTACAGAACACACTTGAAAACATTAGACTCTGAGACAAAGGCAATACAACTAAATCATGGTTGAAGCTCAGGAAGTGGTAGACACCTCATTAGTGAAATTAGGGTAGGaaaggtttcagtggtagccgtgttagtctgtatcagcaaaaacaacaaggagtccttgtggcaccttagagactaacaaatttatttgggcataagcttttgtgggctagaacccacttcatcggatgtatgaagtaaaaaatacaggagcagatataaatacatgaaaggatgggggtgttTTACCAAgtatgaggtcagtctaacgagataaatcaattaacagcaggataccaaaggaggaaaaataacttttgaatgttaagagagtggcccatttcagacagttgacaagaaggtgtgagtaacagtagggagacattagtattggggaaataaAGTTTAGGTTttataatgacccaaccacttccagtctttattcaggcctaatctgatggtatctagtttgcaaattaactccagttctgcagcttcatgttggagtctttcctttattttttacttcatacatctgatgaagtgggttctagcccacgaaagcttatgcccaaataaatttgttagtctctaggtgccacaaggactcctcgttgtttttagtgtaggaaagttttttaaaaaataagggggATTTGAAGGATCAAAGGGAGGGCTCCCAAAGCAAAGAGAGGGGAAAGTTGTCTTGTATCAGGCATAGCATGAAAGAAAGTGTCAAAATGAGAATGGGAGAAAGAGGCAAAGGGGAGCAGTtgggagagaggatacagcagGATTGGGTGAAATGAGCACAGATATATGGGTAGAGCTTTAAAGATAATGACAAACGAAGTGAACCTGATATGGAATGAGAAGAAACCAGTGATTAGATAGATACAAGGAGTAGGGGCGATGGGCTCAGAATGGTAAAAGTGGAAGAGGGTGGCTTTTAGTGTACACGGGAGGGGGGTCGCATTAGTTAAAGCAAGAGCCGATGAAGGCCTGGACCAGGGTTTGGCAAATGTGGGACAGCTCGGCAATAACGCAGGAACACTGCGATACGGTTTTTGGGATAGTTACTGTACAATTGTATTGGGTTAAATATTGGGAGGTTTAATATGCAGCAGCACTGGGTTAAATGAACAGGGTTGGGAAACCAATAGGAAGGCAACACAGTGGTTTGAGATAAGATATCTCCTGGCAAACACTTCCGAGGGGTTAGGAGACTGTGCCTGAGCTACTAACTGTGAAGATCATACCTTCTGGGCTCCAGCCAGGTTACAAAGCTTGTTTTGCCAGTGCTGGGAACcaacagattaaaaagactatAAACAGTTAAAAGGACTCTGTCCAGCAGTCAGTCAGTTGTTTGAGGGCTCTTTGGGGGACAGACTGATACACTGCGGGGGCTGTCTGAGGAAGTTAGTCCTTTTAGGTTCTCTTCGGGGGGATGGTAATCCTATGGATGAGATAGATGCGTATAGaccatttattgttttaaaaaactaTTCTTTTCTTGTGTTATGCTTTGTTCGTATAATTAAGATTAAACAATACGTTGGTTAAAGGGCTCACTGACTACTATTTATCACTGGTCAcagactcccaaagggaagaacttCAGGTATCAACCCCAGTTGGACCTGCTGGCTTAGCATGGTTGATAGCCTGGGCCACAGTACCCTGTGTAAGAGTAGGAGAATTGCATGACTCCATCCCAGGAGAGGAATGGCACGAGGCTGGTACCCGACgggtgcactcagagaccagAGAGAGCACCGAGACACACCTAGCCCTGTGACCATGAGGCAGGGGTTTAGTAGGAAGGATGGAGAGGAAAGGCTggattattaaaatgttttagatGAAGAAGCGACAGGTTTAGGTATTgcatatgagggttggaagaccTCATGTGCAAGAAAGTACCAGGGGAAAACAGGGATAAGATGGCGCTACACAAATATTGAGAGGAAATTGTGTGAAGGGGGGGGAGAGACCCTATTCAACACTGAACAAGTCTTCAGAGAGTAGCTACTGAAGGAACCTCTAGGGGACACTGTGCTCAGAGGAGGGAGGGTTTGTGGCTGCTAGGACGGAGGGTTTGTTTGAGACTTGCCATCAGTGAATCCCCAATGGTCCTCCCTTTTCTCTCCTTGGAACCCCATTGTTGTCCCTGGCGGCTGCGGTCAGGTGCGCAGGAAGCAGAAAGCTCTCTACCTTCTGGTGCTTGGCAGGGATGGGATACGAAAGGACTGCGGAGGTGAGAGGGAGCAGTTGTGGGGGGGAGTTGGGACCCTTACTGAGGGTCAAAAAGGTTCATCTAAAAATGGCAAGTTTTGTTTAGATGTAGGACAAGCTTCCTGATGGTAAGTGTAGTTCTACAACAGAACATCTGCCAGGGAAAGTCACTGAGACGTCAGTGAGCCATTCAAAATGAGATTAGCTAAAACTCTCCACGGATTAGAGTAggtctgaagtcagtggaaagacacccattgacttgaatgggctttggatccagccctagGTAGAGGGAgttgaactcaatgacctttgaggtctcttccaaccctactaGCCTGTGATCCTCTCTTATAGGACCTCTCTAAGGATCGACAGTCAGTTTGCGTTACAGAGGCCCAGCATGAATATTAACTGTGCCAGTGGGACTGACCAGTCAAGAAATCAAGAGTCCAATCACCCTGCAGAAAATATAACTCCTCCAGTCCATGATCCAGAAGAAGATAGCCTGGCCCTAGGCAGCCAAACCCCTAGCATTTCTGCAGTGCCCAGGAATGATGGTAAGGATGATGGACACATCTATTTTGTAACAACATGTAACTAAGGCCCTTTGATTCCTGGGGAAATGTTTCTCAGGATCCAGAAGGCAATTCAGGATACtgaaggacacattttcagctggGCCTCAAAATGGCCTGCACTTGTGAGTGCACAGAATTGAACGTGCACATACATGTGCCCTTACTTAGTTATTTGCACTTGCAAAATCTGTGTTAATCATGTCAGTATGAAAGATGCAGGTTCGCGATGAGGTCTGGGATAGTGTTGTCTTGGAAAGATGATCATGTCTCTTTCCCAAGCGGCTGGGAGGGAATCCACTGGACTCCACTGAAGCAGGGCCCCAGTCTTTATCAGCCTATTCTTGGTCATATGTACTTGCCCACTATATATATAATTCATATTAAAAGCTGTTTCTCAGTTAATATTTATCAAGTAATGGACACGATCCAGTGAGATGTTGTGTCCTCATCGGcaaacttgacttcagtgggaatggaGGGCACTCGGCATCTCACAAAATCAGGCCCATTCTTTATGTTTGTACCCCAAATATTTGTTATTAATGGTACATGGCAGGCCCTATATATTTATACCCAAATGTCTGAGCtctaattaaattaatggagatatcctctctccgagaactggaagggaccttgaaaggtcatcaagtccagccccctgccttcactagcaggaccaagtactgattttgccccagatccctcagtggcccccctcaaggattgaactcacaaccctgggtttagcaggccaatgctcaaaccactgagctatcccccaatcaataaataataatgatttatTGCTTCAGTAAAACCCTTATTAAATGACGGCTGTGTCTCAGAAAGGAAATAACATATATGTATTTAATATCTCAGCTTAGAAGCAGCTCTCAATTAAAACCAGACCTATTCTATACCATTCTTATAGAAGCCACTCTCGTTTCAAACCTGCCCttccagggctgggccagggtcATGGAGGATTACTTGGAAGCAATGGTACGACAGCCCTTTTACACGCCACAAAATTATAACATTTATATCCAGTTTAAACCCCACATCCATTGAGAGGGCCCCTGTAATTGCAGAGTTCACAACAGCTGGCCTTGTTTAGTTCGCTAGATCTTTACCACACATACCACAGGAGAAGGTAATTAAATGAAACCAGCACAAGAGGCTGCTCAGAAATAAGAGTATGATTCTGCTCCATCTTCAGTCCTTTGAGCGGTTGCTTAAGACAGGTATCAGTGTATTTTCTCTCAGCCTCATTTTAATCTTCATGCTCCCATTTTATCCACTTAAACATCCACGTTAAGCGGAGTTCCCTAGAACTGTAGGGAAGTTTGCATCTGAATCTAGATCAGACGTCAGGCCCTCTGTAGCATGAAGATATAGTATGGTGTGACATAATATAATGTCCTGCAAAATGCTATTCCATATATTGACATCCCTTTTCAACTCCAAGTGTTGATGTCGGTCAGCAGCTCTTCCTTCTTGCATGACCCAAAGCTTTTCTATTTAATTGTTGGGTTTTAATATTAACTGTGCTTATCCAGCAAATAGTGTTTCATTCTCACAATATTTGTTTGTGTTGGGTTTAGATACAGAATTCAGATACACTTCTCGCCCAGCAACTCCCCAATTCAGTAACATGCTACCCACCCCTGAAGATACAACTGGCACTAATCCCAAAGCTGGGAGTAAAAGACATCTAGACCATTTTATTGCTCAAGAACGAAATGGAAGCAGCGCTATGGGCTCCACCAGTAGTTCACAATCCTCCCAGGCCCCAGAGAAAGTGACTCTTGTTGTAGATGGCACTCGATTTGTGGTGAATCCGCAGATTTTCACCGCTCATCCTGACACCATGCTGGGAAGGTAGGTGATTTCAATAACTTTAAAGATGTTTAAAATGGGACAAACGCTTTCCAAAAGCGACTAGAACGCGAGATCTCAGCTCTCATAAGCTAAGCGGGATCAGACTGGTTCAGCACTTGGCTGGGAGACCTTCTAGATTAGAGCCAGCAAGAGGGAAATTGATGATTCAGTAGGTAGTGCTCCCgcctctgagtcagtactgaatcAGCAGTGAGTATGGCAGTAGGAAACACTCCACTGGCTCACTTCAGCCTCTGCCTTTCTGCTATTTGTCATGACTTTCACTCCTCCCCAGTCCTGCCGTGAGTAATTCAGGGGCTTAGTCCCCCAACTgtcccaggagcctcctggagATCCCTTCCAAACCCGTATAACATATTTTATTATGCAGATAAGTGACCTGATCGTAAACTCACTATCTTGATTACTTACTACTAGCCAAGTATATATACTCATTGCCACTTCACCATCCTTTTTCCATCTCAAGCTGGACCTCAGTGGGAGGGCATTGGTAGCCAAGAAGCATTTATCTGACCCAAGGTTGAATGCCGGCCTTCACAGAACAGAGACTGCTACTTCTTCCATACAGTGGAATGGTTCAGTTATGGACACAGAACTCTGCTACAGCAGGGCCTGTTTGAGATCAAATCTCTTAAAGTCACAATAAAATAAAGCACTGAATTTGGGCCTCCAGCTATAATAGAACTGTTTTGGATTGTTTTTAATGCCAGTGCACCATCTGGTCCACATTTTgaatgtattaaatatatttgtatatGTGTTTTTATCTTTCAGAATGTTTGGAGCAGGTAGAGAATATAATTTCACTCGGCCAAATGAAAAGGGagaatatgaaattgcagaaggaATTAGCTCCACTGTATTTCACACAGTGCTGGTGAGGGCACATTTTTAGCTATGAAAACCGTTGTTCATCATGTTTGCAAAGCTGTGCTTCCTTCAAAGCAGCCGCATGCCCTTTCAAATTTACGTTCCAGAACTATTTTACATTCGGATTATAAATCTTAATCTCTTCTTTCTTACATGGCTCAATCTGCCATCTCGGAACTTGTGTTGCCACTTCTTTTCCCTCCCTTTATACCATTTCAGTTTCTGAGCTCTGCCCTCAGTCACCCCATTATTAATTGCATGAATAATTCCTCTGTTACACAGCAAagctgctttcttttcttttttcttttttttttttgctagctaACACAGTTGTCCGTGACTGTCTGCCAGCAGAATGATAAGTTAATTAACAACAATATTTCAGGTTagcctgagattttttttaaaaaagaaacatcaTCTTCCTCCTTAACAATTTATTTACAGGATTATTACAAAACTGGAATCATTAACTGCCCCGATGGAATTTCTATCCCTGATCTCAGAGATACGTGCGATTACCTCTGTATCAACTTTGATTTCAACACAATCAAATGTCAAGACCTAAGTAAGTACAGGGGAGAGAAAATTAGCTAGAAgttagggcttgatcctacaaggtgctgagcacttcggccccaatccagcaaagcatttaatcgTGTGATTTACTTTAAGCACTTTTGTCCCATTGACTCCGGTGGCACTACTGATGTGCTAAaaactaagcatgtgcttaagagctTTGTTGGACCAGGGCCAGAGTGCTCCGCATCTTGCAAGATCCAAGTTCTTGCTCTTCACTTTGTGTGGGATTGCAAATAATTGCAAGAATGTAAATACTGGAGGGCTATTGCTGGAAATGATGCTGTGATGAGGCAATATTTTTGTGACCCTGgtgtgggcctcagtttcccttatgcATTGCATCATTAGTGAGAGGAGGACTGTTCGCTCTCAGAGCACGCTGAGACATCTGTATGAATGAAGCCTAGCTGTCTGAGCCTGAATGAGTCATTGAAAGGACTGGCTGACGCTGACCCCATATCTATGGTAAATCTGAGAAGACAATAGCAAATCCAGTCACCAGGACATTGACCCCTAGGCCACGTCTACACAAGCGAGTTTACAGCAGCacggctgtgccactgtaagatcgctCGCGTAGCCGCTgtaagccgacaggagagagctctatAAACCTTGAGCAACCTAAATTTTGCCGGCATACGTAGCCATGACTCTCGTAACCAAGGGCTCAGAGGCAGGTGGATTTCCCTACCTCCCAGCAGGGAAACAGGGCAAACTTCCTCAGCTtgggaacaaaggactgggaagaTGTGAGGTGGGGATACGAGTGGGCTGCTGGAAGGGGTCTGGGCTCTCACCTGAGACGTCACAAAGGAGGtcgaactaagggcttgtctacagcaGCACTTTAGTGTAGACTCTACCTATGCCGAGGGGCCGGGTTTTCCTGTTGGCGTTGGTAAGCCACCTTCCCAGGAGGCGGTAGTTAGGTCAACGGACGAATCCTGCTGTCGACCTAGCGTTGTCTACACTGGGTGTTAGGTAAGCTTAATTGtgctgctcaggggggtggatttttcacacccctcactgatgtagctgggtcaacctaacatttagtgtagaccaggcctcagagagtcTCAGAGCTTGAATAATGGagttcactacagcttggctgAGCTCTGGGCTAACCAGAATGGACAATGCTTTAACCTTCAGGTCTTTGTGGTAACCTAAAgacttcctgtgctgtgttccaaTTAACTAACAAACCCGACTGTtgggtgtcactgcaaatgcttggtgaggtgcattaatccctgaagagcGTACAAGTCTCTGCCAGGCATCTGTCTCTGCTGGACTTGCTGTGAAACAGGAGTGCTGGTGCCCTAGAGGTTCAGTCTAAGGCGGCGGTTGAGATAGCATGACCTACCCTGtgcaggaagagtgagaccccttGGGGTCTGGCAGGCACACTGAAGGGCTTAATCCTACAGACTGTTCGAAACCTGGGGTGCCTACCACTGATCCTGTGGATCTGCGACAGATGCATACATTTAAATTCACTAAGAATTCATGATAATCTATTATTCATTCTCTATTATGATTTTACTATATTGATTGGGTCttggctctttttaaaaaaaaatcattccttgTAATGGCTCTAAAATTTAAATCAACTTTGTATTCTATTTTTGCTGTTGCCAGCATTGTGATCTGGAAAGTGGACTAGAGATACTGTTCGTATGAATGTATGTTTTTAAGGGGGTTGTCAAAGGTTCCCAGGGCCTTGGGATGGGTACTCGTTTGTTGTAGATATAACTATCAATAAAGCATAGGGTTGGGATGTATGTTACATAAAATGGTGAAATGGTGCCGTGGTTAAAGGGATTGGGATTTATGGGCTCTCCCAGTGACTGTGTGTGGACAAGCCATTGAGTCCACGCTTGGGTGCCTAAATCTATCTACAGGTacataaataagtggcctgagtAAACACAGCTGCCATTGACATTGTTAGAGATCTGtgcatgctcagcacctctgaagatcAGGCCACCTTTATTTAGGGGCCTAATTATAAATTTACAGTAGGAGCCTTGTTTTTGAAACATTtggccttgatttttttttctaccctcagtttcccatctgtaaaatgggaacaacacTTTCCTTACTGGGAGGTTATGAGGCTTTattcattaatgtttataaagtgctttgagatcatcagATTGAGTGCTACAGAAAggcaagtggtggtggtggttttaaaGCCATCTTACGGAGTCAtatccccagaaatgtgtgttctAGTTCAGTTTGGTATAAAACACCATGGCAGATCAGTAATGCTTACTTATTTGTACTTGATTTGTCTCCTTTTAGGTGCTTTGTTGCATGAACTCTCTAATGATGGAGCTCACAAGCAGTTTGATAACTACCTGGAAGAGCTTATTCTGCCCATAATGGTGGGCAGTGCCAGGAAAGGAGAACGTGAATGCCACATTGTAGTATTAACAGATGAAGACACAGTGGACTGGGACGAAGACCATCCACCTCCAATGGGAGAGGAATACTCACAAAGTAAGAACTgagaattgttttttaaaaccatttgttGAATGAGGTGACAGATAACCAGTCACTGGACGCTTTCTCAGAAGCTCTATTTGATCCTGGGCAAGGACGTTTCCTTCTATTGAAAAGACTAtattggcttgattttcagaggtcctgAGCACCTGTATCTCCCGCTGGAGTTGTGTGTCTGGTCAACACTTGGGAAGATCAGACCCTAGCTGTTTATTTCAGAATGCTTGATTCACATCAATATCAGATTTAACACAATAAAATAACTTTGATTAAATTGTTAAATAACATATCAGATTTAACAAATTATTCTGTTGAGATTTCATTAGTGGGGGAACGGTTTACCATAGAGTGAGAGATTTCATCAAAAActtgtaaaaatatttattttaaagcacaaTTGTCCCATTAATATCAGCATGGCTAAGTGTTTAGTGACAACAGGGTCAGGTAGCACGTTTCTGTATAAGCCATATGGCAGATCTGGATTCCAACCTTTAGCTGTCAGTATCTGTAGGAGTTCTGTGAACATATAGAAAGCAGAATAACCGAATAAAGCTTGGTTGTTTGGCTCTGCTATTAGATTTCTGGCTTCAAACAGAGACTTTCATATTGGAGCAAACCTCAAAAAAGAGAACATTCATAGAAAATAATATTATTTCCTCTACTTTTGTCAGTGGACCCAATCATGTATCCTTCCTTCACTTAAGATTCATATTgatattaatgggagttttgactgcAGGATTGCTCTCATAAATATTGGCGTTGGAATAAGTGTGTCCTTTCTTACTAGCTTGTCTTCTCCTGTAGGTGCTAAGGGCCCTCCCACCTCCTAGGATCAGGCCTCTTCTACTTAATCCTACAGAAAACAATCTTGTTTCTGTGACATTATAGCCTGATAGAAGGGAGCCGGCAGTGTGGTCTCAGGTTTAGAATAATGACTTGAGAACAAAGAGCAGATGAGCTGCAATGTAGAAAAGAGAAATAATCTGCTTGATAAGAATAACATTCTAGTCAGCAATACTAAGGAAGGGTAATTATAAGGTAAATGGATCCAAGTTTAAAGGAAGCTATTGTGTAGCTGACCATTTTCCCTAGCGTGGGGACAAAGGCCCTCTTTAGTAATGGAAGTTGCATCGTCCTTGCTTGAGATAACATTTTAGTCAAACAAAGGCACAAAACATTCATGTTTCCTGGATAGAGCGGCTAGACCAGATTTGTTCCATTTACCAACACTAAAAACTGGCAAATGGTCAGTGATATCCAACACCCTATAGTTACAGGGAGAGAGCAGCTGCCAACCAACCATGTTTGAAGATGCGatgggttgttgtttttgcttGAGACACACTGCTGCACCCTGATGCAAGAAGATGCTACTTACAGAAAAGTCTTGGGGACAGATTCACTAGAGAAGATGCAATATTCACTGGGTTTGGAAAATGAATATAACAAACAATGAGAGGATAGAACTAGTGAAAAGAtaagaccacacacacacacacacacacacacactaacttgCATCCTTTTCTTAATTTGCATTTCCTGTAAAAAACTCCTTCTGCACCTTCCTCCCAAAGAGTGAGTTGTATTCGTTTTACCCAGCCACTGAATGGTAGATTGGTGCAAGTTACATGAATTTATCACTTAGCTGTTTCCAGACCCATTTTTACCCACCCACATCACCAAGGAATTTGGGCTCTTCTGGTGCCTGATGATAGGTATTAAAAGTAGTTCTGAAACACCAAGGCTGACTTTTCCAGCACCCAGACTGCAAAGCGCTGCCCACAGGCATCACAGGATAAATATCCCAGTCCATACCAATTATGCCAAATGCTAGGTGGAGATGCATGTCTTGTAGTGACTAATGAATCATTTTGTTTCTCAAGTTCTTTACAGTTCCAAGCTGTACAGATTCTTCAAGTACATCGAGAACCGTGATGTTGCAAAAACTGTCTTAAAGGAGCGTGGGCTGAAAAATATTCGAATCGGCATTGAAGGTAAATTTTATTTGCT encodes:
- the KCTD20 gene encoding BTB/POZ domain-containing protein KCTD20 isoform X5, translating into MLPTPEDTTGTNPKAGSKRHLDHFIAQERNGSSAMGSTSSSQSSQAPEKVTLVVDGTRFVVNPQIFTAHPDTMLGRMFGAGREYNFTRPNEKGEYEIAEGISSTVFHTVLDYYKTGIINCPDGISIPDLRDTCDYLCINFDFNTIKCQDLSALLHELSNDGAHKQFDNYLEELILPIMVGSARKGERECHIVVLTDEDTVDWDEDHPPPMGEEYSQILYSSKLYRFFKYIENRDVAKTVLKERGLKNIRIGIEGYPTCKEKVKRRPGGRSEVIYNYVQRPFIQMSWEKEEGKSRHVDFQCVRSKSLTNLMAVGEDVSEDQELLMHHPPQVDELDRLNAPFSQMAPNNLPD
- the KCTD20 gene encoding BTB/POZ domain-containing protein KCTD20 isoform X4, which produces MNINCASGTDQSRNQESNHPAENITPPVHDPEEDSLALGSQTPSISAVPRNDDTEFRYTSRPATPQFSNMLPTPEDTTGTNPKAGSKRHLDHFIAQERNGSSAMGSTSSSQSSQAPEKVTLVVDGTRFVVNPQIFTAHPDTMLGRMFGAGREYNFTRPNEKGEYEIAEGISSTVFHTVLDYYKTGIINCPDGISIPDLRDTCDYLCINFDFNTIKCQDLSALLHELSNDGAHKQFDNYLEELILPIMVGSARKGERECHIVVLTDEDTVDWDEDHPPPMGEEYSQILYSSKLYRFFKYIENRDVAKTVLKERGLKNIRIGIEGYPTCKEKVKRRPGGRSEVIYNYVQRPFIQMSWEKEEGKSRHVDFQCVRSKSLTNLMAVGEDVSEDQELLMHHPPQVDELDRLNAPFSQMAPNNLPD
- the KCTD20 gene encoding BTB/POZ domain-containing protein KCTD20 isoform X2: MLIGMTGLHQASDFDCNTDSRDRSSQYQRHFRPTRWISDCIELPGTYELTKGSPSWSTERSKADQKDGSSEKVRRKQKALYLLVLGRDGIRKDCGDTEFRYTSRPATPQFSNMLPTPEDTTGTNPKAGSKRHLDHFIAQERNGSSAMGSTSSSQSSQAPEKVTLVVDGTRFVVNPQIFTAHPDTMLGRMFGAGREYNFTRPNEKGEYEIAEGISSTVFHTVLDYYKTGIINCPDGISIPDLRDTCDYLCINFDFNTIKCQDLSALLHELSNDGAHKQFDNYLEELILPIMVGSARKGERECHIVVLTDEDTVDWDEDHPPPMGEEYSQILYSSKLYRFFKYIENRDVAKTVLKERGLKNIRIGIEGYPTCKEKVKRRPGGRSEVIYNYVQRPFIQMSWEKEEGKSRHVDFQCVRSKSLTNLMAVGEDVSEDQELLMHHPPQVDELDRLNAPFSQMAPNNLPD
- the KCTD20 gene encoding BTB/POZ domain-containing protein KCTD20 isoform X6, producing the protein MLPTPEDTTGTNPKAGSKRHLDHFIAQERNGSSAMGSTSSSQSSQAPEKVTLVVDGTRFVVNPQIFTAHPDTMLGRMFGAGREYNFTRPNEKGEYEIAEGISSTVFHTVLDYYKTGIINCPDGISIPDLRDTCDYLCINFDFNTIKCQDLSALLHELSNDGAHKQFDNYLEELILPIMVGSARKGERECHIVVLTDEDTVDWDEDHPPPMGEEYSQILYSSKLYRFFKYIENRDVAKTVLKERGLKNIRIGIEGYPTCKEKVKRRPGGRSEVIYNYVQRPFIQMSWEKEEGKSRHVDFQCVRSKSLTNLMAVGEDVSEDQELLMHHPPQKLKLN
- the KCTD20 gene encoding BTB/POZ domain-containing protein KCTD20 isoform X3: MLIGMTGLHQASDFDCNTDSRDRSSQYQRHFRPTRWISDCIELPGTYELTKGSPSWSTERSKADQKDGSSEKVRRKQKALYLLVLGRDGIRKDCGDTEFRYTSRPATPQFSNMLPTPEDTTGTNPKAGSKRHLDHFIAQERNGSSAMGSTSSSQSSQAPEKVTLVVDGTRFVVNPQIFTAHPDTMLGRMFGAGREYNFTRPNEKGEYEIAEGISSTVFHTVLDYYKTGIINCPDGISIPDLRDTCDYLCINFDFNTIKCQDLSALLHELSNDGAHKQFDNYLEELILPIMVGSARKGERECHIVVLTDEDTVDWDEDHPPPMGEEYSQILYSSKLYRFFKYIENRDVAKTVLKERGLKNIRIGIEGYPTCKEKVKRRPGGRSEVIYNYVQRPFIQMSWEKEEGKSRHVDFQCVRSKSLTNLMAVGEDVSEDQELLMHHPPQKLKLN
- the KCTD20 gene encoding BTB/POZ domain-containing protein KCTD20 isoform X1, whose product is MLIGMTGLHQASDFDCNTDSRDRSSQYQRHFRPTRWISDCIELPGTYELTALHRGAQKGAKQTKKTEVQKKTSLRIDSQFALQRPSMNINCASGTDQSRNQESNHPAENITPPVHDPEEDSLALGSQTPSISAVPRNDDTEFRYTSRPATPQFSNMLPTPEDTTGTNPKAGSKRHLDHFIAQERNGSSAMGSTSSSQSSQAPEKVTLVVDGTRFVVNPQIFTAHPDTMLGRMFGAGREYNFTRPNEKGEYEIAEGISSTVFHTVLDYYKTGIINCPDGISIPDLRDTCDYLCINFDFNTIKCQDLSALLHELSNDGAHKQFDNYLEELILPIMVGSARKGERECHIVVLTDEDTVDWDEDHPPPMGEEYSQILYSSKLYRFFKYIENRDVAKTVLKERGLKNIRIGIEGYPTCKEKVKRRPGGRSEVIYNYVQRPFIQMSWEKEEGKSRHVDFQCVRSKSLTNLMAVGEDVSEDQELLMHHPPQVDELDRLNAPFSQMAPNNLPD